In the genome of Deinococcus deserti VCD115, one region contains:
- a CDS encoding phosphohydrolase, whose translation MSDEERTPLEGGQKFRLSVEDGNVSDVGLQADAAAPKVDHGERVVEYSTPRAKLIEEASQAIRTDLRAYPRAMAAFEALHNDPEALAHWDMANYITMRKLGYNDHGRVHAFITGAASLAITELLLEGGVKPDLMDSGIGDADDVHLVVILGTMLHDIGNQIHRVAHEEHGVRLAMPIIDRIMGPLYPDPFRRTKVRSFILSCINCHDLNPAPLTIEGGITAVADGTDITKGRGRKAFSLGSVDIHSISALAVDEVVIERGKNKPVLINVTMNNSGGIFQVEEILAPKVIRTPLRPFVELRASMRAAGEEQILSRVRLEGDAFVMDLDSGEQVAVEIMDSQKKTQEAIIDNLGIGNDSR comes from the coding sequence GTGAGTGACGAAGAGCGCACTCCGCTGGAAGGTGGCCAGAAGTTCCGGCTCAGCGTAGAAGACGGGAACGTAAGCGACGTTGGCCTACAGGCCGACGCAGCAGCTCCTAAAGTCGATCACGGGGAACGCGTGGTCGAATACTCCACACCGCGCGCCAAGCTCATTGAGGAAGCCAGTCAGGCAATCCGAACGGACCTCAGGGCCTATCCGCGTGCGATGGCCGCCTTCGAGGCCCTGCACAATGACCCCGAGGCCCTTGCGCACTGGGACATGGCAAATTACATCACCATGCGGAAGTTGGGATACAACGACCACGGCCGCGTTCATGCCTTTATCACCGGCGCCGCCAGCCTGGCGATCACCGAGTTGCTGCTGGAAGGTGGTGTCAAACCTGATCTGATGGACTCGGGAATCGGTGACGCTGATGACGTCCATCTGGTGGTCATTCTGGGCACGATGCTGCACGACATCGGCAATCAGATTCACCGCGTTGCGCACGAGGAGCATGGTGTGCGGCTGGCCATGCCGATTATCGACCGGATCATGGGGCCGCTCTACCCTGATCCTTTCAGGCGTACCAAAGTTCGCTCGTTCATCCTGAGCTGTATTAATTGCCACGACCTGAACCCCGCGCCGCTGACTATCGAGGGCGGAATCACCGCAGTGGCCGATGGTACCGACATCACCAAGGGCCGTGGGCGCAAGGCTTTCTCGCTGGGCAGTGTCGATATTCACAGCATCAGTGCCTTGGCCGTGGACGAAGTCGTGATTGAGCGTGGGAAGAATAAGCCAGTGCTGATCAACGTGACCATGAACAACTCAGGTGGGATCTTTCAGGTCGAAGAGATTCTGGCACCGAAGGTGATCCGTACACCGTTACGTCCTTTTGTTGAACTGCGGGCCAGCATGCGTGCAGCAGGCGAAGAACAGATTCTGTCGCGGGTTCGTCTGGAGGGCGACGCCTTTGTTATGGACCTTGACAGCGGTGAGCAGGTCGCTGTGGAAATCATGGACAGTCAGAAAAAGACTCAGGAAGCCATTATCGATAACCTGGGAATCGGGAACGACAGCCGCTGA
- a CDS encoding GNAT family N-acetyltransferase yields MPELVVPSQRYKESFIEAVREAQMMASGLGDTLGRSAPGLEADFTMFLAELRRYEPGQRLPEGFVHSEALWLVDGENYLGRVSLRHTLNERLRTFGGHIGYEIRPSARRQGYGTLILRLTLNRARELGLDRVLVTCDVDNSGSRRVIEANGGVLEGEFQLDFYDKPIYRYWIQL; encoded by the coding sequence ATGCCAGAACTTGTTGTGCCCTCGCAGCGGTACAAGGAGAGCTTCATCGAAGCTGTCAGGGAAGCGCAGATGATGGCCAGTGGCCTGGGAGACACACTGGGGCGGAGTGCACCTGGGCTGGAAGCCGATTTCACCATGTTTCTTGCTGAATTGCGGCGGTACGAGCCTGGTCAGAGGTTGCCGGAAGGGTTTGTGCACTCCGAGGCCCTCTGGCTTGTTGACGGCGAAAATTATCTGGGCCGGGTCAGCCTGCGCCATACCCTGAACGAGCGTCTGCGGACCTTTGGTGGTCACATCGGATATGAGATACGGCCCTCAGCACGGCGCCAGGGATATGGCACGCTGATTTTGCGGCTGACCCTGAACCGGGCGCGTGAGCTGGGCCTGGACCGCGTGCTGGTGACCTGCGACGTGGACAACAGCGGCTCGCGCAGAGTGATCGAGGCTAACGGAGGCGTGCTGGAAGGCGAGTTTCAGTTGGATTTTTATGACAAGCCCATCTACCGGTACTGGATTCAGCTCTGA
- a CDS encoding transcription elongation factor GreA has protein sequence MTKPRPTMTQRGYDKLKETLDHLKTTRREQISEYMGQAIADGDLRESAAYDEARMQQSENEARIADIEYQLEHALIIAEDSAGGAGLGARIRVKDDKGKEHQFELVGTYEVDILKGKISDASPIGKALAGKHAGETVNVQLPKGTSRFEILAVEYD, from the coding sequence ATGACCAAGCCCCGCCCCACCATGACACAACGCGGCTATGACAAGCTGAAAGAAACGCTGGACCATCTGAAGACCACCCGGCGCGAGCAGATCAGTGAATATATGGGTCAGGCCATCGCCGACGGTGACCTGCGGGAGAGCGCTGCCTACGACGAGGCGCGCATGCAGCAGAGCGAGAACGAAGCCCGTATCGCGGATATCGAGTACCAGCTCGAGCACGCGCTGATCATTGCGGAAGATAGCGCTGGCGGCGCGGGTCTGGGCGCCAGAATCCGTGTCAAGGACGACAAAGGGAAAGAGCACCAGTTTGAGCTGGTAGGTACCTACGAAGTTGACATCCTGAAAGGCAAAATTAGCGATGCCAGCCCTATTGGCAAAGCCCTGGCCGGCAAGCACGCAGGCGAAACTGTCAATGTGCAGTTGCCTAAAGGAACCTCCCGCTTCGAAATTCTTGCCGTCGAATACGACTGA
- the lipB gene encoding lipoyl(octanoyl) transferase LipB — protein sequence MTRADFDILDLGVMPYRAAWDLQKQHHARVAGGGRPTLLLVEHPPVLTLGRKAREGENIVVTREYLAAQSIDVFEVERGGDVTYHGPGQLVAYAIFPVGRRVRDFLRLLEQSVVEALGTLGLPDARPNPGYAGVYLQDREVNGLERHQKICSIGVAVKQHVALHGIGLNVTTNLDHFNLIVPCGLTDTQMTSVQREYDLRGRNSTIEIKDAKEALADAFVRTFQTYDWSLPAPAGAGS from the coding sequence GTGACGCGAGCGGATTTCGACATTCTGGATCTGGGGGTTATGCCCTACCGCGCAGCCTGGGATCTGCAAAAGCAGCACCATGCTCGTGTCGCGGGTGGTGGCCGGCCGACGCTGCTGCTCGTCGAGCATCCGCCAGTGCTGACCTTGGGGCGCAAGGCCCGGGAGGGCGAGAACATCGTGGTGACCCGCGAGTATCTGGCCGCCCAGAGTATTGACGTCTTCGAGGTCGAACGCGGCGGTGACGTAACCTATCACGGCCCCGGCCAGCTGGTCGCCTACGCGATTTTCCCAGTTGGGCGACGCGTTCGTGACTTTCTGAGGCTGCTTGAGCAGAGCGTGGTGGAAGCCCTGGGCACGCTGGGACTCCCCGACGCCCGGCCCAACCCAGGCTACGCGGGTGTGTATCTGCAAGACCGCGAAGTCAATGGGCTGGAGCGTCACCAGAAGATCTGCAGCATTGGAGTGGCGGTCAAACAACACGTCGCACTGCACGGCATTGGCCTGAACGTCACCACCAATCTGGACCACTTCAATCTGATCGTGCCCTGTGGCCTGACCGATACCCAGATGACCAGCGTGCAGCGCGAATATGATCTGCGCGGCCGGAACAGCACCATTGAGATTAAAGATGCCAAGGAAGCGCTCGCGGACGCTTTTGTGCGCACCTTCCAGACGTATGATTGGAGCCTGCCGGCACCCGCCGGGGCGGGGAGTTAA
- a CDS encoding enoyl-CoA hydratase/isomerase family protein, with the protein MTHLDEHEFETIQIDQHGPLAVLSVSRPKALNALSAETFGEISEAIDLIMDNAEIGALIVTGAGDKAFVAGADITELAALDGVYAGREASLAGQDVMHQLSSLPIPVIAAINGYALGGGLELALACDIRVASSGARLGLPEVTLGLLPGYGGTQRLSRLIGVGRALDLMLTARQVSAEEALQLGLVNYVADNALSKAREIAETMLRHGPIALSLVKEAVRRGMDTSLEGGLEIEADLFGMAMSTEDFKEGTAAFLGKRRPEFKGE; encoded by the coding sequence ATGACACACCTCGACGAACATGAATTTGAAACCATCCAGATCGATCAGCATGGGCCCCTGGCAGTTCTGTCGGTCAGCCGTCCCAAAGCGCTGAATGCGCTGAGTGCCGAAACGTTCGGTGAGATCAGCGAAGCCATCGATCTGATCATGGACAATGCCGAAATCGGTGCGCTGATCGTGACCGGAGCAGGGGATAAAGCGTTTGTGGCAGGTGCTGACATCACCGAGCTCGCTGCCCTGGACGGCGTTTACGCTGGGCGTGAGGCTTCGCTGGCAGGTCAGGACGTTATGCATCAGCTCAGCAGCCTGCCTATTCCTGTCATCGCGGCCATCAACGGCTACGCGCTCGGCGGCGGGCTGGAACTGGCTCTGGCCTGCGATATCCGGGTGGCGTCTTCCGGGGCGCGTCTGGGCCTGCCCGAGGTCACCCTGGGCCTCCTCCCAGGCTACGGTGGGACCCAGCGCCTCTCGCGCCTGATTGGCGTTGGGCGTGCACTGGACCTCATGCTCACCGCACGTCAGGTGAGCGCCGAGGAAGCGTTGCAGCTGGGACTGGTCAACTATGTGGCTGACAATGCGCTGAGCAAAGCCCGTGAGATTGCCGAAACCATGTTGCGCCACGGCCCTATTGCGCTGTCTCTGGTCAAGGAAGCCGTGCGCCGGGGTATGGATACCAGCCTGGAAGGCGGACTGGAAATAGAGGCCGACCTGTTTGGTATGGCGATGTCCACCGAGGACTTCAAAGAAGGGACTGCCGCCTTCCTGGGCAAGCGCCGCCCGGAGTTCAAAGGTGAGTGA
- the recJ gene encoding single-stranded-DNA-specific exonuclease RecJ: MSRILPIEAEWLLAPPASREALLETMHTWRVSPPLAQVLYGRGLTPALLDPPLVLTPNPALREAAHRLVQAIKANKRIRIHGDYDADGVTATAVLVLGLRALGADVHGFIPHRLNEGYGLHPDKIEEHAAGCDVMVTVDCGVTNLDEVRGLVAMGVEVMVTDHHAPGPDFPDALVVHPHLTDHYQPDLHNLTGAGVAYHLLWAVHQVLGLSAPQELAALATLGTVADVAPLIGENRALVRAGLQAMTSTDLPGLRALLDSGRVARPTARDVAFILAPRINAAGRMGEADVALELLTTSSAHDARRLAEYLEIRNQERRKLQDVMFDQALAIADPSHPALVVTHPEWHAGVMGIVASKLLETYHKPVFIIAQGKGSVRSTPGISAVDGLRYSADLLKRFGGHPGAAGFAIQEDRITAFQDRIHAFARQFPPPCPQVRLDAPLPTLGATLDLLTEAAAFEPFGQGHAPPLWHVRDVLTETRLVGKRSDSLQFKVGPLRGIKYGERDATPGERDLATHLTANEWRGQTRLEYQGQALRTPQSLRLEGVTAAGPHLARLNPKAAMEHLRAGASAFADGAVAAYLRDNVPGLTLVQPGEAHPGGELILYALPPEADLRLWLSSGKVAFAFGPKTLAELEGSLTRHHLSPPQVTPLTGVDSAQMEWAADAYRNWQWAHHHRTLDDASWTASVYAMLGLPVPEAQPPGLEDSTEPAQTVFA; this comes from the coding sequence ATGAGCCGCATCCTTCCCATAGAGGCAGAGTGGCTGCTTGCGCCTCCGGCAAGCCGGGAGGCATTGCTGGAAACCATGCATACCTGGCGCGTGTCCCCGCCACTGGCACAGGTGCTGTACGGGCGCGGCCTGACGCCTGCTCTGCTTGATCCGCCGCTGGTCCTGACACCCAATCCAGCCTTACGTGAAGCCGCCCACCGTCTGGTACAGGCCATCAAGGCAAACAAGCGGATCCGTATTCATGGTGACTATGACGCCGACGGAGTCACCGCGACAGCAGTTCTTGTTCTGGGTCTCAGGGCGCTTGGGGCAGATGTCCACGGCTTTATTCCGCATCGTCTGAATGAGGGCTATGGCCTGCATCCCGACAAGATTGAGGAACATGCCGCAGGCTGCGACGTGATGGTGACCGTCGACTGCGGTGTCACCAACCTTGATGAGGTGCGCGGTCTCGTGGCCATGGGAGTCGAGGTCATGGTCACAGATCACCATGCCCCTGGCCCGGACTTTCCGGATGCCCTGGTGGTCCATCCGCACCTGACAGACCATTACCAACCAGACCTGCACAACCTGACGGGTGCTGGTGTGGCGTACCACCTGCTGTGGGCTGTGCATCAGGTGCTTGGGCTGAGTGCTCCACAGGAACTGGCGGCCCTGGCGACCCTGGGCACGGTGGCTGACGTTGCTCCTCTGATCGGGGAAAACAGGGCGCTGGTCCGGGCTGGACTGCAGGCAATGACCAGCACGGACCTGCCCGGCCTACGAGCACTGCTGGACTCCGGACGGGTCGCTCGTCCCACTGCACGCGACGTGGCTTTTATCCTGGCGCCCCGCATCAACGCGGCAGGGCGAATGGGTGAGGCGGACGTGGCCCTGGAGTTGCTGACCACCAGCAGTGCGCATGACGCCCGGCGGCTGGCCGAGTACCTGGAGATCCGCAATCAGGAACGGCGCAAATTGCAGGATGTGATGTTTGACCAGGCACTGGCCATCGCGGACCCGTCCCATCCGGCGTTGGTCGTCACCCACCCGGAATGGCATGCCGGCGTGATGGGTATTGTGGCCAGCAAGCTGCTGGAGACCTACCACAAACCGGTCTTTATCATTGCCCAGGGCAAGGGATCTGTGCGCAGTACTCCCGGAATCAGTGCGGTGGACGGCCTGCGTTACAGTGCAGACCTTCTCAAAAGGTTTGGTGGCCATCCTGGAGCGGCAGGATTCGCCATTCAGGAAGACCGTATCACCGCGTTTCAGGACCGTATTCATGCCTTTGCACGGCAATTTCCGCCGCCTTGTCCACAGGTGAGGCTTGACGCACCGCTCCCTACTCTGGGTGCGACACTTGACCTTCTGACGGAAGCCGCAGCGTTTGAGCCTTTCGGCCAGGGGCACGCGCCGCCGCTGTGGCATGTCCGTGATGTCCTCACCGAAACCCGGCTGGTCGGCAAACGCAGCGACAGCCTGCAGTTCAAGGTGGGTCCGTTGCGAGGCATCAAGTACGGCGAACGGGACGCCACCCCCGGAGAGCGTGACCTGGCCACACACCTGACGGCCAACGAGTGGCGAGGGCAGACGCGACTGGAATATCAAGGACAGGCTCTACGTACTCCCCAAAGTCTGCGCCTGGAAGGCGTAACTGCCGCGGGTCCACATCTGGCACGCCTGAACCCGAAGGCAGCGATGGAACATCTGCGTGCCGGAGCCAGTGCCTTTGCAGACGGCGCAGTAGCAGCCTACCTGCGTGACAACGTGCCTGGGCTGACCCTGGTACAGCCTGGGGAGGCCCACCCAGGCGGAGAGCTGATTCTGTATGCCCTGCCGCCTGAGGCAGACCTCCGGCTGTGGCTGAGTTCAGGCAAGGTGGCCTTTGCCTTCGGTCCCAAAACCCTGGCGGAACTGGAGGGCAGCCTGACGCGTCACCACCTGTCACCCCCGCAGGTGACGCCCCTGACAGGCGTTGATTCTGCCCAGATGGAGTGGGCCGCCGATGCCTACCGCAACTGGCAGTGGGCCCACCACCACCGCACGCTCGATGATGCCAGCTGGACCGCCAGCGTCTATGCCATGCTCGGCCTGCCGGTCCCGGAAGCTCAGCCACCGGGCCTGGAAGATTCAACTGAGCCGGCGCAAACTGTTTTTGCCTGA
- a CDS encoding metal ABC transporter ATP-binding protein — protein sequence MLGVQNLTVRYGSHVALQDATVRFEAGSFSAIIGPNGAGKSTLLKTLVGLLPGTEGRVAFDEGHSARQCISYVPQQQTLDWGFPVTVWDVAMMGRTGRLGWLRWPSKRDRQLVEDALKETGVYELRARHIGALSGGQRQRVLLARMLARQGHLLLLDEPLTGVDSATQEQLMALLKTQAQRGRAVVMVTHDLEQARRWCDHLLLINRRIIADGTPEQVYTPANIEATFSTSHLGHTHAEA from the coding sequence GTGCTAGGCGTGCAGAACCTCACCGTCCGCTACGGATCGCACGTCGCCCTGCAGGACGCGACGGTGCGCTTCGAGGCAGGCTCCTTCAGCGCCATCATCGGGCCAAACGGCGCCGGCAAAAGCACGCTGCTCAAAACGCTGGTGGGTCTCCTGCCCGGCACCGAAGGCCGCGTGGCTTTTGACGAAGGCCATTCTGCGCGTCAGTGCATCTCCTATGTCCCGCAGCAGCAGACGCTGGACTGGGGCTTTCCGGTTACCGTATGGGACGTGGCCATGATGGGCCGCACCGGACGGCTGGGCTGGCTCCGCTGGCCGTCGAAGCGGGACCGGCAGCTGGTCGAAGACGCCCTGAAGGAGACCGGAGTCTACGAGCTGCGCGCACGGCATATCGGCGCGCTTTCGGGGGGGCAGCGTCAGCGTGTGCTGCTGGCCCGTATGCTTGCGCGCCAGGGCCATCTGCTGCTGCTGGATGAACCCCTGACCGGGGTTGACAGTGCCACCCAGGAACAGCTGATGGCTCTGCTCAAAACGCAGGCGCAGCGAGGCCGGGCTGTCGTCATGGTGACCCACGACCTGGAGCAGGCGCGCCGCTGGTGTGATCATCTGCTGCTGATCAACCGCCGCATCATTGCCGACGGCACACCCGAGCAGGTCTACACTCCGGCGAACATCGAGGCGACCTTCAGCACCAGTCATCTGGGTCATACCCACGCGGAAGCCTGA
- a CDS encoding metal ABC transporter permease, translating into MDWLTDPLQFDFFQRALAAVVLVSVLCALVGAWVVLRGLSYIGDAMSHAVFPGIVAAFLMKGNLLVGALIAAVLTALGIGLVSQRSGLKQDSAIGIVFVGMFALGIVMLSRAPSFTTDLSNFLIGNPLGVTPTDLWSALLVTALVGGLLTAIQKELLLASFDPTEARAIGLPVRPLESLLLILIGLVVVLTVQLVGTTLSVSLLITSSATARLLARNLKKMILTAALLGVVGGITGLYLSYFMNTAPGATIVLVNTALFLLALFFRRRE; encoded by the coding sequence ATGGACTGGCTGACCGATCCGTTGCAATTTGATTTCTTCCAGCGTGCGCTGGCAGCCGTGGTGCTGGTCAGTGTGCTGTGTGCATTGGTGGGCGCATGGGTGGTGTTGCGTGGACTGAGTTACATCGGGGATGCCATGAGTCACGCGGTGTTCCCAGGAATCGTGGCCGCCTTTCTGATGAAGGGAAATCTGCTGGTCGGAGCTCTGATTGCCGCCGTACTTACAGCACTGGGGATCGGACTGGTCAGTCAGCGCAGCGGGCTGAAACAGGACAGTGCCATTGGCATCGTGTTTGTCGGAATGTTCGCGCTGGGCATAGTCATGCTCTCACGCGCGCCGAGCTTTACCACCGACCTGAGCAATTTCCTGATCGGCAATCCACTGGGCGTGACGCCAACAGACCTGTGGAGCGCCCTGCTCGTTACGGCGCTGGTGGGCGGGTTGCTGACTGCTATCCAGAAGGAACTGCTGCTTGCCAGTTTCGATCCCACGGAAGCGCGTGCCATCGGCTTGCCGGTACGGCCCCTGGAAAGCCTGCTGCTGATTCTGATTGGACTGGTGGTGGTCCTGACTGTACAACTGGTCGGCACCACCCTCAGCGTAAGCCTGCTGATCACCTCAAGCGCTACCGCGCGCCTGCTGGCCCGGAACCTGAAGAAAATGATCCTGACGGCTGCGCTGCTGGGCGTTGTTGGAGGCATCACCGGCCTTTACCTGAGCTACTTCATGAATACTGCGCCGGGCGCCACGATCGTGCTGGTCAACACCGCCCTGTTTCTGCTCGCACTATTTTTCCGCCGTCGCGAGTAG
- a CDS encoding S-layer homology domain-containing protein, with amino-acid sequence MRKSMMFASTVALILGAASAQTTTTTTTATTATQVTLTDVPAGHWAKDAVDRIVQCGLIQGFPDGTFRGNENLTRYQAALIFYRLLQTGTLSNCGLSQTDMTVVARGMAEVSTELAAIANRVTDLERLNAEQQARITALEERINAMGTGTAGADVTALNARIDALEAAIRNIPAGPAGPAGPAGPAGPAGPAGPAGPAGASATVVTPAPPAPTTVVIGEPVVDAPVRSNLYAGVSVGAAATSSDIPCFQGNSNSGRQTSYCVAAGAMIGSKNILGPVGARVAAEYAPGKNGFNADVTATYHLETGSAITPYVGAGLGLSSSTGRTRDANGNVTGFAGNATDTYVNVLAGVDFNITDSIAAYVEGNGRYYMTNNGTGTGLGNSARNGFNVAGKAGLKFFF; translated from the coding sequence ATGCGCAAGTCAATGATGTTCGCTTCCACGGTCGCATTGATTCTGGGTGCCGCCAGTGCCCAGACCACGACCACGACCACCACGGCCACCACCGCCACGCAAGTCACCCTCACCGACGTGCCTGCCGGGCACTGGGCCAAGGATGCAGTTGACCGCATTGTGCAGTGCGGTTTGATCCAGGGGTTCCCGGATGGAACCTTCCGCGGTAACGAGAACCTGACCCGTTACCAGGCCGCTCTGATCTTCTACCGCCTCCTTCAGACCGGAACGCTCAGCAACTGTGGACTGTCGCAGACCGACATGACGGTTGTCGCTCGTGGTATGGCAGAAGTCAGCACCGAGCTGGCAGCGATTGCCAACCGCGTGACCGATCTCGAGCGTCTGAACGCTGAGCAGCAGGCCCGTATCACGGCCCTGGAAGAACGTATCAACGCCATGGGTACCGGCACTGCCGGCGCAGACGTAACCGCTCTGAATGCACGCATTGATGCTCTGGAAGCGGCTATTCGCAACATTCCTGCTGGCCCTGCCGGTCCTGCTGGCCCTGCCGGTCCTGCTGGCCCCGCCGGTCCTGCCGGCCCCGCTGGTCCTGCCGGCGCGAGCGCTACTGTTGTGACGCCTGCACCACCTGCTCCAACCACGGTAGTCATTGGTGAACCTGTGGTCGACGCGCCTGTACGCAGCAACCTGTACGCTGGTGTTAGCGTGGGCGCCGCAGCGACGAGCAGTGATATTCCCTGCTTCCAGGGCAACAGCAATTCGGGTCGTCAGACCAGCTACTGTGTAGCCGCCGGCGCCATGATCGGTAGCAAGAACATCCTGGGCCCTGTCGGTGCTCGCGTCGCCGCCGAATACGCTCCTGGCAAGAACGGTTTTAACGCTGACGTAACTGCCACCTACCACCTGGAAACAGGCAGCGCAATCACTCCGTACGTGGGTGCTGGTCTGGGCCTCAGCAGCAGCACGGGCCGTACGCGGGACGCCAACGGCAACGTGACCGGCTTTGCCGGCAACGCCACCGACACCTACGTCAATGTGCTGGCTGGGGTGGACTTCAACATCACCGATAGCATTGCCGCGTACGTCGAGGGCAACGGTCGCTACTACATGACCAACAACGGCACCGGCACTGGCCTTGGCAACAGCGCCCGCAACGGCTTTAATGTTGCTGGTAAAGCCGGCCTGAAGTTCTTCTTCTAA
- the lipA gene encoding lipoyl synthase: protein MTQQEPKFIKNGIYRKDSVPVREKKPEWLKVTIPTGQVYGEVRKIVKEHRLHTVCEEAMCPNIGECWSRGTATFMLMGHICTRACRFCAVDTGNPMGRLDLDEPQGVAQSVQLMGLKYVVLTSVDRDDLPDGGAYHFAKTVQAIKRLNPGTRVEALTPDFGGNTHCVDLVLDSGVDTYAQNLETVRRLTHPVRDIRANYDQTLAVLAHAKQARPDVITKTSIMLGLGETREEISEAMRDCRAAGVDVLTFGQYLRPTMHHLPVERYVSPAEFDEIREEGMGLGFMEVVSGPLVRSSYKAEQIVMDNPGNLPEHLAHLDAGSELSLI from the coding sequence ATGACTCAGCAAGAACCGAAGTTCATCAAGAACGGCATCTACCGTAAAGACAGTGTGCCGGTACGCGAAAAGAAGCCCGAGTGGCTCAAGGTCACCATTCCCACGGGGCAGGTATACGGCGAAGTTCGCAAGATCGTCAAGGAACACCGCCTGCACACTGTGTGTGAGGAAGCAATGTGCCCGAATATCGGCGAATGCTGGTCGAGGGGCACCGCCACCTTCATGCTGATGGGCCATATCTGCACCCGCGCCTGCCGCTTCTGCGCAGTGGACACCGGTAACCCCATGGGCAGGCTGGACCTGGACGAGCCGCAGGGTGTGGCCCAGAGCGTTCAGCTGATGGGGCTCAAATACGTCGTACTGACCAGCGTGGACCGCGACGACCTGCCGGACGGCGGCGCGTACCACTTCGCCAAGACCGTACAGGCAATCAAGCGATTGAATCCAGGCACACGGGTCGAGGCACTGACACCCGACTTCGGTGGGAATACCCACTGCGTGGACCTGGTGCTGGACAGCGGTGTGGACACCTACGCCCAGAACCTGGAAACGGTGCGCCGCCTGACCCACCCCGTACGTGACATCCGTGCCAACTACGACCAGACGCTGGCCGTGCTGGCTCACGCCAAGCAGGCACGACCAGACGTGATCACCAAAACCAGCATCATGCTGGGGCTGGGCGAAACCCGCGAGGAAATCAGCGAGGCCATGCGGGACTGCCGCGCAGCAGGCGTGGACGTGCTGACCTTCGGCCAGTACCTGCGCCCGACCATGCATCACCTGCCGGTGGAGCGCTACGTCTCCCCTGCCGAGTTCGACGAGATCCGCGAGGAAGGCATGGGGCTGGGCTTTATGGAAGTGGTTTCCGGTCCCCTGGTACGCAGCAGTTACAAGGCCGAGCAGATCGTGATGGACAACCCCGGCAACCTGCCCGAGCATCTGGCCCACCTGGACGCTGGCAGCGAACTCAGCCTGATCTGA
- a CDS encoding SIS domain-containing protein, whose product MSTASPLMSLLLALPGSYAGPTRPEEAPHAVVGVGEGTLAAHLAQGFAPQVLARSGTQLVLSSPDAQAAATDYGDLAEVAGASTRRVSTGGAPGEIDVLVPGGPLATYHFAQFVAYATGHSDQAQAADRLMTDLAARCAPHVEEDNPARDLAWSLWGRMPLLLAAPDADALPHAWQALLARMGKTLAVPVVGDPLPVVSSAFEAQHEKGDAKVAVLLGDPDPALHLTREILESRIDEVIHVPYPGGEASGYAAQLTLWYFGAWVAAYLAERYSTDAADPAVLGLAQAVLSGEDADRLNFNAGRDDLRRTDVIGGWRDDDEEGDVEEDYDPGDDEDDSDDR is encoded by the coding sequence ATGAGTACTGCGTCCCCCCTGATGTCCCTGCTGCTGGCTCTGCCTGGCAGCTATGCCGGCCCCACCCGCCCGGAAGAGGCTCCCCATGCCGTAGTTGGTGTGGGCGAGGGCACGCTGGCCGCCCACCTCGCACAGGGCTTTGCACCGCAGGTCCTGGCCCGCAGCGGAACGCAGCTGGTGCTGAGCAGCCCCGATGCACAGGCAGCGGCTACTGATTACGGTGATCTGGCCGAGGTGGCTGGCGCAAGCACCCGCCGCGTCAGCACCGGCGGCGCCCCGGGCGAGATTGATGTCCTTGTCCCCGGTGGTCCGCTCGCCACCTACCATTTTGCGCAGTTCGTCGCGTATGCCACTGGCCACAGCGATCAGGCGCAGGCGGCTGACCGCCTGATGACCGATCTGGCCGCCCGCTGCGCTCCTCATGTCGAAGAGGACAACCCCGCCCGTGACCTTGCCTGGAGCCTGTGGGGGCGAATGCCACTGCTGCTTGCAGCGCCCGATGCCGACGCGCTTCCCCACGCCTGGCAGGCGCTGCTGGCCCGCATGGGCAAGACCCTGGCCGTTCCGGTCGTCGGCGACCCCCTGCCCGTGGTGAGCAGCGCGTTCGAAGCTCAGCATGAAAAGGGCGACGCGAAGGTGGCAGTGCTGCTGGGCGACCCGGATCCTGCCCTGCACCTGACCCGCGAGATTCTGGAAAGCCGCATCGACGAAGTGATTCATGTGCCTTATCCGGGCGGAGAAGCCAGTGGGTACGCTGCGCAGCTGACCCTGTGGTATTTCGGAGCCTGGGTCGCCGCCTACCTGGCTGAGCGCTACAGCACCGACGCTGCAGACCCCGCGGTCCTGGGTCTGGCCCAGGCGGTCCTGAGCGGCGAGGACGCCGACCGCCTGAACTTCAATGCGGGCCGGGACGATCTGCGCCGCACCGATGTGATCGGTGGCTGGCGGGATGACGATGAGGAGGGGGACGTGGAAGAAGACTACGACCCTGGCGACGATGAGGATGACTCTGACGACCGCTGA